In Synechococcus sp. A18-25c, a single window of DNA contains:
- a CDS encoding calcium-binding protein — MADLTFFQETTINDFDTFTPNGYFTPSGEARWTEVEFEKNNNLAFRINNIDISEQEALDYGSVADYLTGADNIYGMDQGDNFLMGFDKGDFIEGGFDNDFIHGNHGPDRLYGRLGDDEIRGGHGHDILDGSAGADYLWGGVGKNKVYAGNDFDRDRIFVPADSAININPDGVNSDLLYEVWPEDEIFIHGVDNADLSFQAGILDPGGTNAVGIGIFANDTLEAIVVNPNVNITQVENMTTGGFFA, encoded by the coding sequence ATGGCTGACCTCACCTTCTTCCAAGAAACCACCATCAACGACTTTGACACCTTCACCCCAAACGGATACTTCACACCCAGTGGTGAAGCACGCTGGACCGAAGTCGAGTTCGAAAAAAACAACAACCTTGCCTTTCGCATCAACAACATCGACATCAGCGAGCAGGAAGCACTGGACTACGGAAGCGTTGCTGACTATTTAACCGGTGCAGACAACATCTATGGCATGGATCAAGGCGACAACTTTCTGATGGGATTTGACAAGGGCGACTTCATTGAAGGCGGCTTTGACAATGACTTCATCCATGGCAACCATGGCCCTGACCGCCTATACGGCAGACTCGGAGATGACGAGATCCGCGGCGGCCATGGTCATGACATTCTCGATGGATCTGCCGGCGCAGACTACCTCTGGGGAGGCGTCGGAAAGAACAAGGTTTACGCCGGTAATGACTTTGATCGAGATCGAATCTTCGTACCTGCTGACTCCGCCATCAACATCAATCCCGACGGCGTGAACAGCGACCTTCTCTACGAAGTCTGGCCCGAAGACGAAATTTTCATCCATGGCGTTGACAATGCCGACCTCTCCTTCCAAGCAGGAATTCTGGACCCAGGCGGCACCAATGCAGTCGGCATCGGAATTTTCGCCAACGACACGCTGGAAGCCATTGTGGTCAACCCCAATGTCAACATCACGCAAGTCGAGAACATGACCACCGGAGGCTTCTTCGCCTGA
- a CDS encoding glycogen/starch/alpha-glucan phosphorylase, which translates to MSISEPLDLRLPTPGCSIDPKRAGLDADAVFDGMTEHLFFTLGKLAPSASRHDLYMALSYAVRDRLMARFLASREAIRARPQKTVAYLSAEFLIGPQLANNLLNLGIQEEAEEALKRFGIESLQQILEVEEEPGLGNGGLGRLAACYMESLASLEVPATGYGIRYEFGIFDQLIRDGWQVEVTDKWLKGGWPWELPQPDQACFVGFGGRTESYIDDKGNYRSRWIPSEHAIGVPHDVPVLGYRVNTCDRLRLWRADATESFDFYAFNIGDYYGAVEEKVGSETLSKVLYPNDGTDEGRRLRLKQQHFFVSCSLQDMLRSLDERGLSVEDFPLHWTVQLNDTHPAIAVAELMRLLIDDRHLEWEKAWDITTRSVAYTNHTLLPEALEKWDLKLFSSLLPRHLELIYEINRRFLQQVRLRYPGNDAIQRKLSIIDEEGGKAVRMAHLATIGAHHVNGVAALHSDLVKQQLMPEFAALWPEKFTNVTNGVTPRRWMALSNPELATLLDEHVGPGWITNMEQLRGLEERQHDHGFLEHWGSTKLSVKRKLSSYIHRNTGVLVDPSSLFDVQVKRIHEYKRQHLNALQVITQYLRIKNGKADGLAPRTVIFGGKAAPGYYMAKLIIRFLNGIAETVNADPDMDGRLRVVFLPDYNVKLGEQVYPASDLSEQISTAGKEASGTGNMKFAMNGALTIGTLDGANVEIRERVGDENFFLFGKTVEEIAALKQGGYRPWELIAAMPELAEAIRLIEMGHFSNGDGELFRPLLDNLTGNDPFFVMADFADYVRAQDAVSRAWTDRMHWNRMSLLNVARTGFFSSDRSIRDYCRDIWDVEPMPVEITCDVR; encoded by the coding sequence ATGAGCATCTCCGAGCCCCTCGACCTGCGTTTGCCTACCCCCGGGTGCAGCATCGACCCGAAACGCGCAGGCCTCGATGCTGATGCCGTGTTTGACGGCATGACGGAGCACCTGTTCTTCACGCTGGGCAAATTGGCGCCCTCCGCTAGTCGCCATGACCTCTACATGGCCCTGAGTTATGCGGTACGCGACCGGTTGATGGCCCGATTCCTGGCCAGCCGGGAGGCCATCAGGGCAAGACCGCAGAAAACCGTGGCCTACCTCTCAGCTGAATTTCTGATTGGCCCTCAACTGGCCAACAACCTGCTGAACCTGGGAATTCAAGAGGAAGCCGAAGAAGCGCTGAAGCGGTTTGGCATCGAATCCCTGCAGCAGATCCTGGAAGTGGAGGAGGAACCGGGTCTGGGCAACGGCGGCCTCGGTCGGCTGGCGGCCTGTTACATGGAATCACTGGCGAGCCTGGAAGTCCCGGCCACCGGCTACGGCATCCGCTACGAGTTCGGAATCTTCGATCAGCTGATCCGCGACGGCTGGCAGGTGGAGGTCACCGACAAATGGCTTAAGGGAGGCTGGCCCTGGGAACTGCCTCAACCCGACCAGGCCTGCTTCGTAGGCTTTGGCGGCCGCACCGAGAGCTACATCGACGACAAGGGCAACTACCGCTCGCGCTGGATTCCCTCCGAACACGCAATCGGTGTGCCGCATGATGTGCCGGTGCTTGGCTACCGCGTGAACACCTGCGACCGGCTGCGCCTGTGGCGCGCGGATGCCACCGAGAGCTTCGACTTCTACGCCTTCAACATCGGCGATTACTACGGCGCCGTGGAAGAGAAGGTGGGCAGCGAGACCCTCTCCAAGGTGCTCTATCCGAATGACGGCACCGATGAAGGGCGACGCCTACGCCTCAAGCAACAGCACTTCTTCGTGAGCTGCTCCTTGCAAGACATGCTGCGCAGCCTGGATGAGCGCGGCCTCTCGGTGGAAGATTTCCCCCTGCACTGGACGGTGCAGCTGAATGACACCCACCCCGCCATCGCCGTGGCAGAACTGATGCGTCTGCTGATCGACGACCGCCATCTGGAGTGGGAGAAGGCCTGGGACATCACCACCCGCTCGGTGGCGTACACCAACCACACCCTGCTGCCGGAAGCGCTGGAGAAATGGGACCTCAAGTTGTTCAGCAGCCTGCTGCCACGCCACCTGGAACTGATCTACGAAATCAACCGTCGCTTCCTGCAACAGGTGCGTCTGCGCTATCCCGGCAATGACGCCATTCAGCGCAAGCTGTCGATCATTGATGAAGAAGGCGGAAAGGCGGTGCGCATGGCCCATCTGGCCACCATCGGCGCCCACCATGTGAACGGCGTAGCGGCGCTGCACTCAGACCTGGTGAAACAGCAATTGATGCCGGAATTCGCGGCACTGTGGCCGGAGAAATTCACCAACGTCACCAACGGCGTCACCCCACGCCGCTGGATGGCCCTCTCCAATCCCGAACTGGCCACCTTGCTTGATGAGCACGTTGGTCCGGGCTGGATCACCAACATGGAACAGCTACGCGGCCTGGAAGAGCGTCAGCACGACCATGGCTTCCTGGAGCACTGGGGCAGCACCAAGCTGTCGGTGAAGCGCAAGCTTTCCAGCTATATCCACCGCAACACAGGGGTACTGGTGGATCCCTCCAGCCTGTTCGACGTGCAGGTGAAGCGGATTCATGAATACAAGCGCCAGCATCTGAACGCCTTGCAGGTAATCACCCAATACCTTCGGATCAAGAACGGTAAGGCCGATGGCCTAGCGCCACGCACCGTGATCTTCGGAGGCAAGGCCGCGCCTGGCTACTACATGGCCAAGCTGATCATTCGCTTCCTCAATGGCATCGCCGAAACAGTGAACGCCGATCCAGACATGGATGGGCGACTACGGGTGGTGTTCCTGCCGGACTACAACGTGAAGTTGGGCGAGCAGGTGTATCCAGCTTCGGATCTCTCCGAGCAGATCTCCACCGCCGGCAAGGAAGCCTCCGGCACCGGCAACATGAAATTCGCCATGAATGGTGCACTCACGATCGGAACCCTCGATGGTGCCAACGTGGAAATCCGCGAGCGGGTGGGCGACGAGAACTTCTTCCTGTTTGGCAAAACCGTGGAAGAGATTGCGGCCCTCAAGCAGGGCGGCTACCGGCCTTGGGAGCTCATTGCAGCGATGCCCGAGCTGGCGGAAGCGATCCGATTGATCGAGATGGGGCATTTCAGCAACGGCGATGGTGAACTGTTCCGGCCGCTGCTCGACAACCTCACTGGCAACGATCCCTTTTTCGTCATGGCTGACTTCGCCGACTACGTGCGTGCGCAGGATGCGGTGAGCCGCGCCTGGACCGATCGCATGCACTGGAACCGCATGAGCCTCCTGAACGTGGCCCGCACCGGCTTCTTCTCCTCTGATCGCTCGATCCGCGACTACTGCCGCGACATTTGGGACGTGGAGCCAATGCCCGTGGAGATCACCTGCGACGTGCGCTGA
- a CDS encoding cation:proton antiporter — protein MLAAAMPPLLTPLLAEISAHDFEMAETLIGVARFVLIFVAARVLAEVLVRLQLPTILGELLAGVIIGASGLHLLVPPDTHAQLSEGLLTLVSGLVSIPPDSVAEIYNESFPSLEAVAEIGLYALLFLTGLESELEELVAVGGQAFTVAVAGVVLPFALGTWGLMALFHVDAIPAIFAGASMTATSIGITASVFGELGYLKTREGQIVIGAAVLDDILGIVILAVVVSLASGGSLEIAPIVKLVAAAAVFVVAAIGLSRTAAPAFDWLIDKLKAPGEVLVASFVILALSCFAATAIGLEAALGAFAAGLILSSSKHNHAIQQAVLPIVTLFATIFFVLVGAGMDLSVINPSDPSSRSALIVAGFLLVVAIVGKIAAGWAFVSKESTRRLVVGLGMMPRGEVGLIFLGLGTSAKLLSPSLEAAILLMVIGTTFLAPVLLRLVIGGDKPDDDDKVNDDVAANPVGLL, from the coding sequence ATGCTCGCTGCTGCGATGCCGCCGCTGCTCACGCCGTTGCTGGCTGAGATCTCAGCCCACGATTTTGAGATGGCAGAAACCCTTATCGGTGTGGCCCGTTTCGTGTTGATCTTCGTGGCGGCCCGAGTGCTGGCTGAGGTGCTGGTGCGGCTTCAGTTGCCAACGATCCTGGGTGAGCTGCTAGCGGGTGTGATCATTGGTGCCTCCGGCTTGCACCTGCTGGTGCCCCCGGACACCCATGCCCAGCTCAGTGAAGGGTTGTTGACCCTGGTGAGTGGGTTGGTGAGCATCCCGCCCGACTCCGTGGCCGAGATCTATAACGAGAGCTTCCCTTCCCTAGAAGCCGTCGCTGAAATCGGTCTCTATGCCTTGTTGTTCCTCACCGGTTTGGAGAGTGAGCTAGAGGAATTGGTCGCCGTGGGTGGTCAGGCCTTCACGGTCGCTGTGGCGGGCGTGGTGCTGCCCTTCGCGCTGGGCACCTGGGGGCTGATGGCCCTGTTCCATGTGGATGCGATCCCGGCGATTTTCGCGGGTGCGTCGATGACCGCCACCAGCATCGGCATCACGGCGAGTGTGTTTGGGGAGCTGGGCTACCTCAAGACCCGCGAAGGCCAGATCGTCATCGGGGCAGCCGTGCTCGACGACATCCTCGGCATTGTGATCCTGGCGGTGGTCGTGTCCCTCGCCTCCGGCGGATCTCTGGAAATTGCTCCGATTGTGAAGCTGGTGGCTGCTGCTGCTGTGTTCGTCGTGGCGGCCATCGGCCTCAGTCGCACCGCCGCTCCGGCCTTCGATTGGCTGATCGACAAGCTCAAGGCTCCTGGCGAAGTGCTGGTGGCCTCCTTTGTCATCCTGGCGCTGAGCTGCTTCGCTGCCACAGCCATTGGGCTGGAGGCGGCTCTGGGTGCCTTTGCTGCTGGTTTGATCCTCAGCAGCTCTAAGCACAACCACGCCATTCAGCAGGCAGTGCTGCCGATCGTGACCCTGTTCGCCACGATCTTCTTCGTGCTGGTGGGTGCCGGCATGGATCTGTCTGTGATCAACCCCTCCGATCCCTCCAGTCGCTCGGCGCTGATCGTGGCCGGCTTCCTGCTGGTGGTGGCGATCGTCGGCAAGATCGCTGCAGGTTGGGCCTTCGTCAGCAAGGAAAGCACCCGTCGCCTGGTGGTGGGTCTGGGCATGATGCCCCGCGGGGAGGTGGGCCTGATCTTTCTCGGTCTGGGCACCAGCGCCAAGCTTCTGTCGCCTTCGCTTGAAGCGGCGATTTTGTTGATGGTAATTGGCACCACTTTCCTGGCACCGGTGCTGCTGCGGCTGGTGATCGGCGGCGACAAGCCCGACGACGACGACAAGGTGAATGACGACGTTGCCGCCAACCCGGTGGGTCTGCTCTGA
- a CDS encoding alpha/beta fold hydrolase yields MRDAQQSWWTFQGHAVHGLRETPETGHLQRPALLLVHGFGASTDHWRHNIPVLARTHEVHAIDLLGFGRSAKPAGLAYGGALWRDQLVAYVRECIGRPTVIAGNSLGGFAALAAGAALGDHAAGVVLLNAAGPFSDEQSATPEGWGAIARRTIGSALLKSPVLQRLLFENLRRPSTIRRTLNQVYVDKTNIDDWLVESIRRPSLDPGAFGVFRTVFDIPRGQPLDELFASLSTPLLLLWGIRDPWINAAGRRASFQRHAPEATTEVVLEAGHCPHDEVPEQVNAALLSWLESLAATPVSPNTSNFEPSL; encoded by the coding sequence GTGCGCGACGCTCAGCAGTCCTGGTGGACGTTCCAAGGGCATGCGGTGCATGGCCTCCGCGAGACGCCAGAAACCGGCCACCTGCAGCGTCCCGCGTTGCTGTTGGTGCATGGTTTTGGGGCTTCCACGGATCACTGGCGCCACAACATTCCGGTGCTGGCACGCACCCATGAGGTGCATGCGATTGATCTGCTCGGATTCGGACGCAGTGCCAAACCCGCTGGCCTGGCCTACGGCGGAGCCCTCTGGCGTGACCAGCTAGTGGCCTACGTGCGCGAATGCATTGGCCGCCCCACAGTGATCGCTGGCAACTCCCTGGGGGGCTTTGCGGCCTTGGCGGCGGGGGCGGCCCTGGGGGATCACGCCGCTGGCGTGGTGTTGCTCAATGCCGCAGGTCCCTTTAGTGATGAGCAGTCGGCAACGCCGGAGGGATGGGGGGCGATCGCCCGCCGCACCATCGGCAGCGCGCTGCTGAAAAGCCCGGTGCTGCAGCGGCTGCTGTTTGAGAACCTGCGCCGTCCGTCCACAATCCGGCGCACACTTAATCAGGTGTATGTCGACAAGACCAACATCGACGATTGGTTGGTGGAGTCGATCCGGCGGCCGTCGCTCGATCCCGGTGCCTTTGGCGTGTTCCGCACCGTGTTCGACATTCCCCGGGGCCAGCCCCTCGACGAACTCTTCGCCAGCCTTTCCACGCCGCTTCTGTTGCTCTGGGGCATTCGCGATCCCTGGATCAACGCCGCCGGGCGCCGTGCCAGCTTCCAGCGCCATGCACCAGAGGCCACCACGGAGGTGGTGCTTGAGGCGGGCCACTGTCCCCACGACGAGGTGCCTGAGCAGGTGAATGCCGCGCTGCTGTCCTGGTTGGAGTCTTTGGCGGCAACGCCCGTCAGCCCGAACACATCCAATTTCGAGCCGTCCCTGTAA
- a CDS encoding galactose mutarotase encodes MTFRQQSAPYAHWEFVHPTSGDRLRVVPERGGLVTEWRCNEREILYLDQERFADPSKSVRGGIPVLFPICGNLPGDRLPLASGDVTLKQHGFARDLPWTIALLDDQSGVQLTLKATSETLAAFPFHFQVGMAIRPLSGALEIVTTIHNQSEAGGEPMPFSFGLHPYFEVSDLGRTRFEGLPSRCLNHLKMAEADTSVQLSRLPEGVDFLTRPAGPVTLVDELAGTSLQLDHQAPMDLTVVWTEPPRAMVCLEPWTGPRQALISGDRKLELAAGQSTTLRCRYVVS; translated from the coding sequence ATGACCTTCCGCCAGCAGTCAGCTCCTTACGCCCACTGGGAGTTTGTGCATCCCACCAGTGGTGATCGTTTGCGGGTGGTGCCTGAGCGGGGTGGCCTGGTGACGGAGTGGCGCTGCAACGAGCGCGAGATTCTGTATCTCGACCAGGAGCGCTTCGCGGATCCCAGCAAGAGCGTTCGCGGTGGCATCCCTGTGCTGTTCCCGATCTGCGGAAACCTTCCCGGTGACCGTTTGCCGCTGGCCAGCGGTGATGTCACCCTCAAGCAGCACGGGTTTGCCCGCGACTTGCCCTGGACCATCGCTTTGCTCGACGACCAGAGCGGTGTTCAGCTCACCCTGAAGGCCACCTCTGAGACGCTGGCGGCCTTCCCCTTCCACTTTCAGGTGGGGATGGCCATCCGCCCCCTGAGCGGTGCTCTGGAGATCGTCACCACCATCCACAACCAGTCCGAGGCTGGTGGTGAGCCAATGCCCTTCAGCTTCGGTTTGCATCCTTACTTCGAGGTGTCGGATTTGGGCCGGACCCGCTTCGAGGGGCTGCCCTCCCGGTGCCTGAACCATCTGAAGATGGCCGAGGCGGACACCAGCGTTCAGCTGAGTCGCTTGCCGGAGGGCGTTGATTTTCTGACCCGTCCAGCGGGTCCGGTGACCCTGGTGGATGAACTCGCCGGCACGAGCCTGCAGCTGGACCATCAAGCGCCCATGGATCTCACCGTGGTCTGGACCGAGCCGCCGCGCGCCATGGTCTGTCTCGAGCCGTGGACCGGCCCGCGTCAGGCGTTGATCAGTGGTGATCGCAAGTTGGAGCTGGCCGCCGGTCAGAGCACCACGCTCCGTTGCCGCTACGTGGTCAGCTGA
- a CDS encoding FAD-binding oxidoreductase encodes MHPLPTIADAHAETLLLPDSVAELRALARQLHSDGQAWTPAGLTTRLDWSAPLQNTGPNLSVQRLKGVIDHAVDDLTITVQAGLPLMELQGLLAEQQQWLPVDWPWGSSLQAPTSAGTVGGLIARGLSGSLRQRHMGVRDQLIGIGLLRSDGVAAHAGGRVVKNVAGYDLMRLLCGSWGSLALITEVTLRVQPLRYHRRALLIRGEARQLEPVRATVVGSGFTPDWIDWERTDTGDCCLQLGVASISDKAVQDQLDPIARLAAEACLETSPQNWIEAVPDPISIDQPTPWLLRLCLPPARCVALLTSEACQQLHGWHWRLAAGRGSGEAWQSGDVVSSADQVKALRQQVLNLGGEMVVLKQPANIPDHQRLPAWLDAPSKPVIEAVKHQFDPQHQLARGRLPGVAAPLC; translated from the coding sequence GTGCATCCCCTGCCCACCATCGCTGACGCCCACGCCGAAACGCTGTTGCTGCCCGACAGTGTCGCCGAGCTCAGAGCATTGGCGCGACAACTGCACAGCGATGGCCAAGCCTGGACCCCGGCAGGACTGACCACACGCCTGGACTGGAGCGCCCCACTCCAGAACACGGGCCCGAACCTCAGCGTTCAACGTCTGAAAGGAGTCATCGACCATGCCGTGGATGACCTAACGATCACAGTGCAAGCCGGTCTGCCGCTGATGGAGCTGCAGGGCCTCCTGGCGGAGCAGCAGCAGTGGCTGCCGGTGGACTGGCCCTGGGGAAGCAGCCTCCAAGCTCCCACCAGTGCCGGGACGGTGGGCGGGCTGATAGCCCGTGGACTCTCCGGAAGCCTGAGGCAGCGCCACATGGGCGTGCGCGATCAGCTGATCGGCATTGGCCTGCTGCGCAGCGACGGAGTCGCGGCCCATGCCGGCGGCCGAGTGGTGAAGAACGTGGCGGGCTATGACCTGATGCGCCTGCTGTGCGGAAGCTGGGGCAGTCTGGCGCTGATCACTGAGGTGACCCTGCGGGTGCAGCCGTTGCGCTACCACCGCCGTGCTCTGTTGATTCGCGGGGAAGCCCGTCAGCTGGAACCTGTGCGCGCCACGGTGGTGGGAAGCGGCTTTACGCCCGACTGGATCGACTGGGAACGCACTGACACCGGCGACTGCTGCCTGCAACTGGGAGTCGCCAGCATCAGCGATAAGGCCGTGCAGGATCAGCTCGATCCAATCGCTCGTCTGGCCGCCGAAGCCTGCCTTGAAACCAGCCCGCAGAACTGGATTGAAGCGGTCCCCGACCCGATCAGCATTGATCAGCCAACGCCGTGGTTGTTGCGCCTCTGCCTGCCCCCGGCACGCTGCGTTGCATTGCTGACCAGTGAAGCCTGCCAGCAACTGCACGGCTGGCACTGGCGACTGGCGGCAGGCCGGGGCAGTGGTGAGGCCTGGCAGAGCGGCGATGTGGTTAGTTCCGCGGATCAGGTGAAGGCCCTGCGCCAACAGGTGCTCAACCTGGGCGGTGAAATGGTCGTGCTGAAGCAACCAGCGAACATCCCTGATCACCAACGGCTACCGGCGTGGCTCGACGCACCATCGAAACCCGTGATCGAAGCGGTCAAACACCAGTTTGATCCCCAGCATCAACTAGCCCGTGGTCGTCTGCCCGGCGTCGCAGCCCCCTTGTGCTGA
- a CDS encoding four-carbon acid sugar kinase family protein, translating into MTIVVIDDDPTGSQTVHSCPLLLRWDVNALQRGLRHPSPLLFVLANTRALPPEAAAARNREIVAALEQALQREDLDPSELVLVSRGDSTLRGHGVLEPQVLAQELADRFGSVQATLHVPAFLPGGRTTVDGEHRLHGQPVHTTPFARDGNFGYSTSHLDAWLEEKSAGAIPAGSVLRLTGEQLSRAAASRRQDSGAGQGPFRALVSWLQALDGNQPVVVDAEHQEQLNALGAAVSVLQGQRRFLFRSAASLINGLVDGGGEPLGPQPLDAEGLSALRRCDPSGQPLPGLVLVGSHVALADQQLELLLEDPRCEGLELPVPRIARVLEGGTPDLLLADLEREWQARLQRLLADGRTPVLYTSRGELRFGEGAHADRRRLAFGMDLARLTARLAAACVPQLGYLISKGGITTGTVLAEGLGLEAVQLEGQLLPGLSLVRPLICGELLADPSAAADVAGLPIITFPGNLGDASTLTQAWRWMERGV; encoded by the coding sequence ATGACCATTGTTGTGATCGACGACGATCCCACCGGATCGCAGACGGTGCACAGCTGCCCACTGCTGCTGCGTTGGGATGTGAACGCCCTGCAGCGGGGACTGCGCCACCCCTCACCGCTGCTGTTTGTGCTCGCTAACACCCGGGCCCTGCCGCCGGAGGCTGCCGCGGCCCGCAACCGCGAAATCGTGGCGGCACTGGAGCAGGCGCTTCAGCGCGAAGATCTTGACCCCAGCGAATTGGTGCTGGTGAGTCGGGGTGATTCGACCTTGCGTGGTCATGGTGTGCTGGAGCCGCAGGTGCTGGCGCAGGAATTGGCCGATCGCTTCGGCTCTGTGCAAGCCACGCTGCATGTCCCGGCGTTTCTCCCCGGCGGCCGCACCACCGTGGATGGCGAGCATCGGCTCCATGGCCAACCGGTGCACACCACACCCTTCGCCCGCGATGGCAATTTCGGCTATAGCACCAGTCACCTGGATGCCTGGCTTGAGGAGAAAAGCGCTGGAGCGATTCCGGCCGGTTCGGTGCTGCGGCTGACCGGCGAGCAGCTCTCGCGAGCTGCCGCGTCACGTCGCCAGGATTCGGGAGCAGGTCAAGGACCCTTTCGGGCCTTGGTGTCCTGGTTGCAAGCACTGGATGGCAATCAGCCGGTGGTGGTGGATGCGGAGCACCAGGAGCAGCTGAATGCCTTGGGGGCGGCCGTGTCGGTGTTGCAGGGCCAGCGACGTTTCCTGTTTCGTTCCGCTGCGAGCCTGATCAATGGTTTGGTGGATGGCGGGGGGGAGCCCCTCGGCCCCCAGCCGTTGGATGCTGAAGGGCTGTCGGCTCTGCGGCGTTGTGATCCCTCGGGTCAGCCTCTCCCGGGGCTGGTGCTGGTGGGATCCCATGTGGCCCTCGCCGATCAACAGCTGGAGTTGCTGTTGGAGGATCCTCGTTGCGAGGGGCTGGAGCTGCCCGTGCCCCGCATCGCCCGGGTGCTGGAGGGCGGTACCCCGGATTTGCTACTGGCTGACCTGGAGCGTGAATGGCAGGCGCGCCTGCAGCGGCTGCTGGCCGATGGCCGGACGCCGGTGCTCTACACCAGCCGGGGTGAGCTGCGCTTCGGGGAGGGCGCCCATGCGGATCGCCGCCGTCTGGCCTTCGGCATGGACTTGGCTCGACTCACGGCTCGGCTCGCTGCCGCTTGCGTGCCACAGCTTGGTTATCTGATCAGCAAAGGGGGCATCACCACCGGAACAGTTCTCGCGGAGGGGCTTGGCCTAGAAGCGGTGCAGCTGGAGGGCCAATTGCTGCCGGGGTTGTCGTTGGTGCGGCCGCTGATCTGCGGAGAGTTGTTGGCGGACCCCTCGGCGGCAGCGGATGTCGCGGGTCTGCCGATCATCACCTTCCCGGGGAATCTCGGTGATGCCTCGACCTTGACGCAAGCCTGGCGCTGGATGGAGCGAGGCGTCTGA